A region from the Eublepharis macularius isolate TG4126 chromosome 13, MPM_Emac_v1.0, whole genome shotgun sequence genome encodes:
- the ALDH2 gene encoding aldehyde dehydrogenase, mitochondrial, translating into MLQAAWRSPSKAAAPLHRLLGCRPSSAAAAAAAVPQPNTRPDVSYKKIFINNEWHDAISKKTFPTINPSTGEVICQVAEGDKADVDKAVKAARDAFKFGSPWRRMDASHRGRLLNHLADLIERDRAYLAALETLDNGKPYAIAYLVDLDMVIKHLRYYAGWADKFHGKTISMDGDFFTYTRHEPVGVCGQIIPWNFPLLMQAWKLGPALATGNVVVMKLAEQTPLTGLYVASLIKEAGFPPGVVNIIPGYGHTAGAAIASHMDVDKVAFTGSTEVGHLIQKAAAESNLKRVTLELGGKSPNIIMSDADMDWAVEQAHSALFFNQGQCCCAGSRTYVQEDIYHEFVERSVERAKSRVVGNPFDFKTEQGPQVDENQYKKVLGYISTGKKEGAKLLCGGNPAADKGYFIQPTIFGEVQDNMIIAKEEIFGPVMQILKFKSVEEVINRANDSKYGLAAAIFSKDVDKVNYVSQGLRAGTVWINCYNVFGTQAPFGGYKASGQGREGGEYGLEPYTEVKTVTIKVPQKNS; encoded by the exons ATTTTCATCAACAACGAATGGCATGACGCCATCAGCAAAAAAACATTCCCAACCATCAACCCATCCACAGGAGAGGTCATCTGCCAGGTTGCTGAAGGAGACAAG GCGGATGTGGACAAAGCAGTCAAGGCAGCCAGAGATGCATTCAAGTTTGGATCTCCATGGAGAAGGATGGATGCTTCCCACCGGGGCAGACTGCTGAACCATCTCGCTGACCTGATTGAGAGAGACCGGGCTTATCTGGCC GCTTTGGAAACGCTGGACAACGGCAAGCCGTATGCTATTGCATATCTGGTGGATTTAGACATGGTCATCAAACACCTCCG GTACTATGCAGGTTGGGCCGACAAATTCCATGGGAAAACTATTTCCATGGATGGAGACTTCTTCACATACACAAGACATGAGCCAGTCGGGGTCTGTGGACAGATCATTCCG TGGAATTTCCCACTGCTCATGCAAGCCTGGAAACTGGGTCCAGCATTGGCCACAGGGAATGTGGTGGTGATGAAACTAGCAGAGCAAACCCCCCTGACCGGTTTGTATGTGGCCAGTCTGATCAAAGAG GCCGGATTTCCCCCTGGTGTGGTGAACATCATTCCTGGCTACGGGCACACAGCAGGGGCCGCCATTGCTTCCCACATGGATGTAGATAAAGTGGCGTTCACTGGCTCCACGGAG GTTGGGCATCTAATCCAAAAGGCGGCTGCTGAAAGTAATTTGAAGAGAGTGACTCTGGAGCTTGGGGGAAAGAGCCCAAATATTATCATGTCTGATGCTGACA TGGACTGGGCTGTTGAGCAAGCCCATTCTGCCTTGTTCTTCAACCAAGGACAGTGCTGCTGCGCTGGTTCTCGGACGTATGTCCAAGAAGATATATACCATGAGTTTGTGGAGAGGAGTGTGGAGCGAGCCAAATCCAGGGTGGTTGGAAACCCGTTTGATTTCAAGACAGAACAAGGACCTCAG GTAGATGAGAATCAGTATAAGAAGGTCCTTGGATACATCAGTACTGGAAAAAAGGAAGGCGCAAAATTGCTTTGTGGCGGCAATCCTGCGGCAGACAAGGGCTACTTCATCCAGCCAACCATCTTCGGAGAAGTCCAAGACAACATGATTATTGCTAAAGAAGAG AtatttgggccagtcatgcagaTCCTAAAGTTCAAAAGCGTTGAGGAGGTCATCAACAGAGCAAATGACAGCAAGTACGGCTTGGCGGCAGCAATCTTCTCCAAAGATGTTGATAAAGTGAACTACGTTTCTCAAGGCTTGCGTGCTGGAACAGTCTG GATAAATTGTTACAACGTATTCGGCACCCAGGCTCCATTTGGTGGCTACAAAGCATCTGGGCAAGGTCGTGAAGGGGGAGAATATGGCTTGGAACCATACACAGAGGTGAAAACT GTAACCATCAAAGTTCCACAGAAGAATTCCTAA